A portion of the Streptomyces coeruleoprunus genome contains these proteins:
- a CDS encoding SsgA family sporulation/cell division regulator: MTTTATVRSPTMRPDDTAGEASLGTAEAADDASRAGPPRVEVRARGLVVTDGPLPRPIPVALRYDAGAGPDAVRFAFPGGTVRTCPRGLLERGLRAPVHGGDVDVWPCGRVQTVVEFHSPEGTAVVQFDSSALMRFLRRTYAVTTPVTG, translated from the coding sequence ATGACGACGACGGCGACGGTGAGGAGCCCCACGATGCGCCCCGACGACACAGCCGGAGAAGCCTCCCTCGGCACGGCGGAGGCCGCGGACGACGCCTCCCGTGCCGGACCTCCGCGGGTCGAGGTCCGCGCCCGGGGGCTGGTGGTGACCGACGGCCCGCTGCCGCGCCCGATCCCGGTGGCGCTGCGCTACGACGCGGGCGCCGGACCCGACGCCGTACGGTTCGCCTTCCCGGGCGGCACGGTGCGGACCTGCCCGCGCGGCCTGCTGGAGAGGGGGCTGCGGGCGCCCGTGCACGGCGGGGACGTGGACGTGTGGCCGTGCGGGCGGGTGCAGACGGTGGTGGAGTTCCACTCGCCCGAGGGCACGGCGGTCGTGCAGTTCGACTCGTCGGCGCTGATGCGGTTCCTGCGACGCACGTACGCCGTCACCACGCCGGTCACGGGGTGA